CCGCCCACGAGCCCCATCAGCAAGGCGAACAGGAGCCCCCACATCAGCAGCAGCGGCGTGATACGGAAGGCGAACGCCAGGTGCGAGAACGTCTGCCAGTTGATCGTGCCCGTGGTCAGGCCGTTCAGCGGCAAAACGGCCAGGCAGCCGAGCAGCCCGCCGGCGAGCGCGATGCCCAGCGCCTCGACCACGAAGGACGCCACCACGCTGCCGCTGCCGAACCCCAGCGCGCGCAAGGTGGCGATCTCCCGGGCGCGCTCGGCCACGGCGGAATACATCGTGTTGAGCGCCCCGAAGACGGCGCCCACGCCCATCACCAGGGCCACGAGACTGCCCAGCACGGTGATCAGCGTCGTGAGCTGCCGCGACTGCTTGGCGTAGTACTCGACCTCGCGGTCGACCTGCACGGTGAGCCGGGGGTCGGCGGTCAGCGCGTCCTTGAAGGCCGTCAGGGCCTCCGGCGACGTCAGCCGGACCGTCACCGACTGGAACAGGTTCTGGGGACGCTGGAACACCTGCTTGAGGACATTGGCGTCGCACCAGAGCTCCGAGTCGAAGGCGCTGCCGCCCGCGTCGAACACGCCGACCACGGTCCAGGTGCCGCCGCCGAACCGCACGGTCTTGCCCAGCTCCAGGCCGACGTAGCTGTTCGCCACGTTGCGCCCGACCAGCAGCTCCGACAGCCCGGGCTCGAAGGGGCGGCCGGCGATGACCTTCACGCTGGGCCGGACGGCGAGCGCCCGCGCGGACACGCCCCGCACCTGGGCGTTGCCGTCGGTTCCCCGGCCCTTCAAGGGAAACGCGGCCACGACCACGACCTCGGGGCTCACCAGCGGGCCGGCGCCGGCGCGGGCCACGCCGGGTGCATCTTCGATCACCCGCACCTGCTCGAGCGTCATTCCGCTGTCCATCTCCGACGTGGCGCCCGCCCGCCGCACGATGGCGTTGCTGGTGGACCCGGATGCCACCAGCGTCGCCTGGAAGCCACGCGCCAGGGAGAGCATGGCGACGAAGACTCCTACGGTCCCGGCGATGCCCAGCACGGCCACGACGGTCGATGTCCACCGCGCCCGGACGCTCCGCACGTTGTAGATGATCGGGATCGCCACGTCAGACGCGCCTCAGGGCGTCGACGACCCGGAGCCGGCCCGCCGAGAGGGCCGGCAGGATGCCCGCCAGCAGGCCCACCATCAACGCCAGCGCCAGCCCCAGCGCGATCGCGTCGGGAGGCAGGTAGAAGAACGGCAGCATGCCGCCGGTGGGGTCCCCGCGCAGCGTGAACACCTTCGCCAGCCCCAGCCCGACGGCGCCGCCGATCGCGGCCACGACCATCGTTTCCGCGATGACCAGCAGCAGGACGAAGCCGTCGGAGAATCCCACGGCCTTGAGCACGGCCAGCTCCCGGGTGCGCTCGCGCACGGCGATGGCCATCGTGTTGCCG
Above is a genomic segment from Candidatus Methylomirabilota bacterium containing:
- a CDS encoding ABC transporter permease, whose translation is MAIPIIYNVRSVRARWTSTVVAVLGIAGTVGVFVAMLSLARGFQATLVASGSTSNAIVRRAGATSEMDSGMTLEQVRVIEDAPGVARAGAGPLVSPEVVVVAAFPLKGRGTDGNAQVRGVSARALAVRPSVKVIAGRPFEPGLSELLVGRNVANSYVGLELGKTVRFGGGTWTVVGVFDAGGSAFDSELWCDANVLKQVFQRPQNLFQSVTVRLTSPEALTAFKDALTADPRLTVQVDREVEYYAKQSRQLTTLITVLGSLVALVMGVGAVFGALNTMYSAVAERAREIATLRALGFGSGSVVASFVVEALGIALAGGLLGCLAVLPLNGLTTGTINWQTFSHLAFAFRITPLLLMWGLLFALLMGLVGGLPPAVRAARAPIVLALREL